The following are encoded in a window of Alkalibaculum bacchi genomic DNA:
- a CDS encoding DUF7601 domain-containing protein: MKKFLVIFLALAMVFSMGGTAFATTPGYVDGSPVRIEKALTINNPGTVNPVETFKFTVDTGSGLRDGVAITAPEFSPASFTIDVAQGATTGFANIVLPTFTQVGVYTYPITEVIGNTAGMNYDGATYNLVVTVINNPNGAGFLRVLTLTDDKNVKRDAFKNDFDAGNLTIKKEVTGNYGDPNDQFTVTVTLTPIGDKVIKADPILASGGTKEVSGDGTVTITYTVKKGSEFTIQNIPYDVNYTVVEAANDKDYTVSYDANASGELDAAAITTTITNNRDTTVKTGISLDNLPYVILLVSALGGLVVFVMKKRLSHNS; this comes from the coding sequence ATGAAGAAATTTTTGGTTATTTTCTTGGCGTTGGCAATGGTATTTAGTATGGGCGGTACGGCATTCGCAACTACCCCTGGATATGTAGACGGAAGCCCAGTGCGAATTGAAAAGGCACTTACTATTAATAATCCAGGAACGGTTAATCCAGTAGAAACTTTTAAATTTACTGTTGATACGGGATCAGGATTAAGAGATGGAGTAGCTATAACAGCTCCAGAGTTTAGCCCAGCTTCATTTACAATTGATGTTGCACAAGGTGCAACAACGGGTTTTGCAAACATTGTTTTACCTACTTTTACTCAGGTTGGAGTATACACCTACCCTATCACTGAAGTAATAGGTAATACAGCTGGTATGAATTATGATGGCGCAACGTACAATCTAGTAGTTACAGTAATTAACAATCCTAATGGTGCTGGATTCCTACGTGTTCTCACACTTACAGATGATAAGAACGTTAAACGTGATGCCTTTAAAAACGATTTTGACGCTGGTAATTTAACGATTAAAAAAGAAGTTACTGGTAACTATGGAGATCCAAATGATCAATTTACAGTTACTGTTACACTAACACCAATTGGAGATAAAGTTATAAAAGCAGATCCAATTCTAGCATCAGGTGGGACTAAGGAAGTGAGCGGTGATGGAACGGTTACAATCACTTATACTGTTAAAAAGGGATCAGAGTTCACTATTCAAAACATCCCATATGATGTGAACTATACTGTAGTAGAAGCAGCTAACGATAAGGATTATACAGTAAGTTATGATGCCAATGCAAGTGGGGAACTTGATGCGGCAGCTATAACGACTACTATTACAAACAATAGAGACACAACTGTTAAAACAGGCATCAGCCTTGACAATTTGCCTTATGTGATTCTTCTAGTATCTGCACTAGGTGGCTTGGTAGTATTTGTTATGAAAAAACGCTTATCTCATAACAGCTAA